The following coding sequences are from one Lycium ferocissimum isolate CSIRO_LF1 chromosome 3, AGI_CSIRO_Lferr_CH_V1, whole genome shotgun sequence window:
- the LOC132050284 gene encoding uncharacterized protein LOC132050284 isoform X3, which produces MMPIIGNLSDVYGRKALLTVPVTLSIIPPVILAYRRTKKFYCVYYVLRTLTGMICDGGIQCVALAYVADHMSQDKRASAIGILAGVGSAAFVCGTLADHFLSTSQIFLAATIASTAAAVYMQIFLEDTACFKDSTEQQPILRNETEDTELDCETARNIKVFKKVPSLMNSICFLKKSATFSLAASVACLNSLAEGGEQAPFQYFLKARFHFQKDNFADVMLIANICSATSQLLLMPMLAPLTGEEVLLCLGLTAGFTNLLIDSVARKIWIPYTAALLPIFTSLVKPSLQSIVSKQIGPSEQGIAQGCISSISSVANILSPFIYSPLTALFLSEKAPFPYPGFSILCIGLAWVSRSMEQANALKCGNYLLMRIVPNRDLANPYKMGAIF; this is translated from the exons ATGATGCCAATAATTGGGAATTTGTCTGATGTATATGGAAGGAAAGCTTTGCTCACAGTCCCAGTGACTCTCTCCATCATTCCCCCAG TAATATTGGCATATAGGAGGACCAAGAAATTTTACTGTGTGTACTATGTGCTGCGGACGCTCACTGGCATGATATGTGATGGTGGTATTCAGTGCGTCGCCCTTGCTTATGTG GCAGACCATATGTCACAGGATAAGCGTGCCTCTGCAATAGGAATTTTGGCTGGAGTTGGATCTGCCGCATTTGTCTGTGGAACCTTAGCTGATCACTTCCTCTCCACTTCTCAGATATTTCTG GCAGCAACAATTGCATCAACAGCTGCTGCTGTATACATGCAAATTTTTCTAGAGGATACAGCTTGCTTTAAAGATTCTACTGAGCAGCAGCctattttgagaaatgaaactGAAGATACTGAATTGGATTGCGAGACAGCGCGGAATATAAAGGTGTTCAAGAAAGTTCCATCCCTGATGAATAGCATTTGCTTTCTTAAAAAGAG TGCTACCTTTTCACTTGCAGCATCTGTTGCTTGCTTGAATAGTCTTGCAGAAGGCGGAGAACAAGCTCCATTTCAG TACTTCTTAAAGGCTCGATTTCACTTCCAGAAAGATAACTTTGCTGATGTGATGCTTATAGCCAACATTTGCTCTGCAACTTCTCAG TTACTCCTCATGCCTATGTTGGCTCCTCTTACAGGAGAGGAGGTTCTGCTGTGCTTAGGTCTGACTGCTGGATTTACAAAC CTTCTTATTGACAGTGTAGCACGGAAAATATGG ATTCCTTATACTGCTGCGTTGCTGCCTATATTCACCTCCCTCGTGAAACCCTCT CTTCAGAGCATTGTCTCGAAACAAATTGGGCCTAGTGAACAG GGAATTGCTCAGGGGTGCATTTCAAGCATAAGTTCTGTAGCTAACATTCTCTCCCCATTCATATATAGTCCTCTGACTG CCTTATTCCTTTCAGAAAAAGCTCCCTTTCCGTATCCTGGCTTTAGCATCCTGTGTATTGGTCTTGCTTGGGTAAGTAGATCTATGGAACAAGCCAATGCACTCAAATGTGGAAATTATTTATTGATGAGGATTGTTCCAAATCGAGATCTAGCTAACCCCTACAAAATGGGTGCAATCTTCTAG